Proteins from one Homalodisca vitripennis isolate AUS2020 chromosome 3, UT_GWSS_2.1, whole genome shotgun sequence genomic window:
- the LOC124357027 gene encoding thyrostimulin alpha-2 subunit translates to MRKNGRQVVWPLVFLWCGVCVCVTAADAWERPGCHKVGHTRKISIPDCVEFSITTNACRGFCESWSIPSSLETLFINPHQPITSIGQCCNIMDTEDVEVRVMCLDGTRDLIFKSARSCSCYHCKKD, encoded by the exons AGGAAAAACGGTCGCCAGGTGGTGTGGCCTCTGGTGTTCCTGTGGTGTGGCGTTTGTGTCTGTGTGACGGCAGCAGACGCCTGGGAGAGACCAGGCTGCCACAAAGTAG ggCACACGAGAAAGATCAGCATCCCAGATTGCGTAGAGTTCTCCATAACGACGAATGCCTGCCGTGGCTTCTGCGAGTCGTGGTCCATCCCGTCCTCGCTAGAGACCCTCTTCATAAATCCCCATCAGCCCATCACCAGCATCGGACAGTGCTGTAACATCATGGACACTGAGGAT GTCGAGGTGAGAGTGATGTGTCTTGATGGGACGCGCGACCTTATCTTCAAGTCCGCCAGAAGTTGCTCCTGTTATCACTGCAAGAAAGACTGA